A single region of the Eremothecium gossypii ATCC 10895 chromosome V, complete sequence genome encodes:
- a CDS encoding CinA family protein (NOHBY515; No homolog in Saccharomyces cerevisiae; Syntenic homolog of Saccharomyces kluyveri SAKL0G16588g), with amino-acid sequence MSRPIETTRAVSTDFPPPRARQLVEEVARELCARGATVAVSEAACGGLLSSFLVSVPGASRWFHGGTLVYSLKSRLKLSGWSQADIASYTGPSPAVALRLARNLRFELGATYVLSETGYASAATPADPPAGTAHFGVAGPAGDASWTYVSGCADRRANMQLFAERGLECLLEMIRRGPPDPEQETSEAAD; translated from the coding sequence ATGTCTAGACCAATTGAGACGACAAGAGCGGTATCTACGGACTTCCCTCccccgcgcgcgcggcaACTGGTTGAGGAAGTGGCGCGCGAGCTGTGCGCGCGTGGCGCAACGGTGGCCGTCAGCGAGGCGGCCTGCGGCGGCCTGCTGTCCAGCTTTCTGGTGTCCGTGCCCGGCGCGTCGCGCTGGTTCCACGGCGGCACGCTGGTGTACAGCCTAAAGTCGCGCCTTAAGCTCAGCGGCTGGTCGCAGGCGGACATCGCCAGCTACACCGGCCCCAGCCCTGCGGTCGCgctgcggctggcgcgcaATCTGCGCTTCGAGCTGGGCGCCACCTACGTGCTCTCGGAAACCGGCTACGCATCTGCGGCGACGCCGGCCGACCCGCCCGCTGGCACCGCGCACTTTGGCGTGGCGGGGCCCGCGGGCGACGCCTCGTGGACCTACGTGTCGGGCTGTGCAGATCGCCGCGCGAACATGCAACTGTTTGCAGAGCGCGGCCTGGAATGCCTACTGGAGATGATCCGCCGCGGGCCTCCCGATCCGGAACAAGAGACCTCAGAGGCGGCAGATTAG
- the DPH2 gene encoding 2-(3-amino-3-carboxypropyl)histidine synthase (Syntenic homolog of Saccharomyces cerevisiae YKL191W (DPH2)), whose protein sequence is MSEAALVPPALSTNQTEETFNFQQYELLRQDRAAHLGPGITDLASLKERIRSYYAIESLADHLNSHAEYRSITLQFPDDLLFDSALVAEELQALLPDLQCARTDAPAQADTTCSCGTQKTCADSKDSADGRKIWILADTAYSPCCVDEVAAEHVQADVVVHFGDTCLNPVETLPVVYIFGEPYLDRAKVISLFTERYDKDAKVCLMANAPYSRHLESLSGELSQLGYSNLVFTDVALPDTPNAAATILGVSDSHPISHKLYASGDRVYYGAKEQLLCEEQLQSFELFHIGLPPDPRLLFLSTKFQGVTAYDTQKRQIAKGPFPAMMRRYRFMHVARTASTIGILVNTLSLKSTRSLISSLVELIRSCGKKHYMFVVGKPNVAKLANFEPVDVWCVLGCGHGGIVLDHANEFYKPIVTPYELTLALAPELSWTGAWVVDFNTVIDGISADLGLQAGAIPAENVPEFDAVTGKYVGNSRPLRELNHLEIESPQESITTGSTELVKKFSGALTIGSTVSTSAQFLQARQWTGLGSDFNAEDSYEEEGATVEEGLSGVARGYQYDVSNAEHTDADVPKTSGRVMNT, encoded by the coding sequence ATGTCAGAAGCTGCATTGGTGCCCCCCGCCCTTTCTACCAATCAGACAGAAGAAACATTCAACTTTCAGCAGTATGAGCTTTTGAGGCAGGACCGTGCGGCACACCTGGGCCCCGGCATCACAGACTTGGCAAGCCTAAAGGAACGTATCCGGAGCTACTATGCGATAGAAAGCCTGGCTGATCATTTAAACTCTCATGCTGAGTATAGGAGTATCACTCTTCAGTTCCCCGATGACCTGCTGTTTGATTCGGCGCTCGTGGCCGAAGAACTGCAGGCCTTATTGCCCGACCTACAATGTGCGAGAACAGATGCGCCTGCACAGGCAGACACTACGTGCAGCTGTGGCACCCAAAAGACATGCGCTGATTCGAAGGACTCTGCTGACGGCAGGAAGATCTGGATATTGGCAGACACAGCATACAGCCCTTGCTGTGTGGACGAGGTGGCTGCGGAGCACGTGCAAGCAGATGTGGTAGTGCATTTTGGAGACACCTGCCTGAACCCGGTTGAGACACTTCCGGTCGTCTATATCTTTGGCGAACCATATCTGGATCGTGCGAAGGTAATATCTCTGTTTACTGAGCGGTATGACAAGGACGCGAAGGTCTGCCTGATGGCCAACGCTCCGTACTCACGCCACTTAGAAAGCTTGAGCGGCGAGCTATCGCAGCTGGGATACTCTAACCTTGTATTCACTGATGTGGCGCTTCCTGACACTCCTAATGCGGCAGCAACCATCCTGGGCGTGTCCGATTCACATCCTATATCCCACAAGTTGTATGCCAGCGGCGATCGGGTGTACTACGGAGCAAAGGAGCAACTGTTATGtgaggagcagctgcagtcGTTCGAACTGTTTCACATTGGCCTGCCGCCAGACCCTCGGCTGCTCTTCCTCTCTACTAAATTCCAGGGCGTTACAGCATATGATACACAGAAACGGCAGATAGCAAAGGGCCCCTTCCCCGCTATGATGAGGCGCTACCGCTTCATGCACGTTGCGCGCACAGCCAGCACCATCGGCATACTGGTGAACACCCTATCACTGAAGAGCACGCGCTCGCTGATCTCTTCGCTGGTGGAGCTCATCCGCAGCTGTGGCAAGAAGCACTATATGTTTGTGGTCGGAAAGCCGAACGTCGCCAAACTGGCCAACTTCGAGCCCGTCGACGTGTGGTGCGTTCTGGGCTGCGGTCACGGCGGCATCGTGTTGGATCATGCCAATGAGTTCTACAAGCCGATAGTGACGCCCTACGAACTGACTCTTGCCCTGGCGCCAGAGTTATCCTGGACTGGCGCTTGGGTTGTTGACTTCAACACCGTCATCGATGGGATCAGTGCAGATCTAGGCCTGCAGGCCGGCGCTATACCTGCGGAAAATGTACCGGAATTCGACGCCGTCACAGGTAAGTACGTCGGGAATTCGCGCCCACTCCGCGAGCTCAACCATCTGGAAATTGAGAGCCCCCAAGAATCCATCACGACAGGCTCTACGGAGCTAGTCAAGAAGTTCTCGGGTGCCTTGACCATCGGTAGCACCGTTTCTACGTCCGCGCAATTCCTACAGGCGAGACAGTGGACGGGCTTGGGTAGCGACTTCAACGCAGAAGATAGCTACGAAGAAGAGGGCGCCACAGTAGAGGAGGGCCTCTCCGGAGTCGCCAGAGGCTACCAGTACGATGTATCCAATGCCGAGCATACCGACGCTGACGTGCCTAAAACGTCCGGCCGGGTAATGAATACGTAG
- a CDS encoding AER099Cp (NOHBY514; No homolog in Saccharomyces cerevisiae; Syntenic homolog of Kluyveromyces lactis KLLA0D02904g), producing the protein MLPREAVVAHVGALREGSAELRELLALLPEGVRRDRGMLLECVRGPFFTQAVDGLSRQLRAREAAYGLAQALRYPYRGEGVNGFLDGVREQGRRERAERDGAERE; encoded by the coding sequence ATGCTGCCGCGGGAGGCGGTGGTGGCGCATGTGGGAGCGCTTCGGGAGGGGTCTGCGGAGCTGCGGGAACTGCTGGCACTGTTGCCGGAGGGCGTGCGGCGCGACCGCGGTATGCTGCTGGAGTGCGTGCGCGGGCCGTTCTTCACACAGGCGGTGGACGGGCTGTCGCGACAGCTGCGGGCGCGCGAGGCCGCGTACGGGCTcgcgcaggcgctgcgCTACCCGTACCGCGGGGAGGGCGTGAACGGCTTCCTGGACGGCGTGCGGGAGCAGGGGCGACGCGAGCGCGCGGAGCGCGACGGGGCGGAACGCGAGTGA
- the URA4 gene encoding dihydroorotase (Syntenic homolog of Saccharomyces cerevisiae YLR420W (URA4)) codes for MEEIELGVTCDMHVHVREGPMAELVTPTIREGGVSVAYIMPNLQPPVTTLERVIQYKQSLEQMSPQTTFLMSFYLCRELTPELIHEAAQAGAIQGVKCYPAGVTTNSTSGVDPNDFSAFYPVFRAMEEEGLVLNLHGEKPSVSDDSEDIHVMNAEESFLPALKQIHAAFPNLKIVLEHCTTAAAVAAIEELNRGVSAAAEVRVAATLTAHHLSLTIDDWAGNPVNFCKPVAKLPSDRRALVRAATSGKPYFFFGSDSAPHPVENKSRHAGVCAGVYSQSLAIPYLAQVFDAHGALPQLKAFVSDFPLQFYGVGRDTLRSGDRAVLYRSRQQVPAHITDGRGIVVVPFKAGETLDWAVRWDA; via the coding sequence ATGGAAGAGATTGAACTAGGAGTCACATGCGACATGCATGTGCATGTCAGGGAGGGCCCAATGGCGGAGTTGGTAACCCCGACGATCAGAGAAGGCGGGGTTTCCGTCGCGTACATCATGCCCAACTTGCAGCCGCCCGTCACGACGCTGGAGCGTGTAATTCAGTACAAGCAGTCGCTGGAGCAGATGAGCCCACAGACAACGTTCCTCATGTCGTTCTACTTGTGCCGTGAGTTGACGCCCGAACTGATCCACGAGGCGGCGCAAGCGGGCGCGATCCAGGGTGTGAAGTGCTATCCGGCAGGAGTCACCACCAACTCTACGAGCGGTGTTGATCCGAATGACTTCTCGGCCTTTTACCCTGTTTTCCGTGCCATGGAGGAGGAAGGACTGGTCCTGAATCTGCATGGTGAAAAGCCAAGTGTCTCGGATGACTCCGAGGACATCCACGTGATGAATGCCGAAGAGTCATTTCTGCCTGCGCTGAAGCAGATCCATGCGGCCTTTCCCAACCTGAAGATTGTGCTTGAACACTGCACGACAGCTGCGGCCGTTGCCGCAATTGAGGAGCTCAACCGCGGCGTGTCCGCAGCCGCGGAGGTGCGCGTTGCCGCGACCCTCACGGCCCACCACCTTTCGCTGACCATCGACGACTGGGCAGGCAACCCCGTCAACTTCTGCAAACCCGTCGCCAAGCTTCCCAGCGACCGGCGCGCCCTCGTCCGCGCGGCAACCAGCGGCAAGCCCTACTTCTTCTTTGGGTCGGACTCCGCACCGCACCCTGTGGAAAACAAATCGAGACACGCCGGCGTCTGCGCCGGCGTCTACTCGCAGTCGCTGGCCATCCCGTACCTCGCGCAGGTGTTTGATGCGCACGGggcgctgccgcagctgaAGGCGTTCGTTTCCGACTTTCCGCTCCAGTTCTACGGCGTCGGGCGCGACACCCTCCGCTCCGGCGACCGTGCTGTGCTCTACAGGTCGCGCCAGCAGGTCCCCGCCCACATTACGGATGGCCGCGGAATCGTGGTTGTTCCCTTCAAAGCCGGCGAGACGCTGGACTGGGCCGTCCGTTGGGACGCCTAG
- the CDC73 gene encoding Cdc73p (Syntenic homolog of Saccharomyces cerevisiae YLR418C (CDC73)): MKLSQLRDLLKHNAELQLLTEDEKITDDISVAKNLKIASEIMSLDELTDFKLEDSQVPLRVVVHCWLHRDSSAADYLADCQTKDLTNVSFLQRNDLIQWLSGTTQVSQYVGPEEGEVVEEGAVAGDVGYQEDEILKEILTRERYLADHNSSLRGSKPRNFGYLIKDVELKVVNQLKSTRRSKPAAGVSKSSISRTPINDPIILIPSAASSIFTIANIKQFLEDSQYINPRELPTVTNDLTTVVKKLDRISRPVKFVIVNNTRLFTKPEYWNRVVAIFTTGHEWQFKNYQWSNPTDLFQRCKGYYFHFAGDVIPKTVNQWNVQKLELEKNKRIKDLEVLRIFWTMMEKELLARGFH, from the coding sequence ATGAAGCTATCACAGCTAAGGGATCTACTGAAGCATAATGCGGAGCTGCAGCTTCTCACGGAAGATGAGAAGATAACCGATGATATATCTGTGGCTAAGAATTTAAAAATAGCGTCCGAGATAATGTCTCTTGATGAGTTGACGGATTTTAAGCTGGAAGATTCGCAGGTACCGCTAAGAGTAGTTGTACACTGCTGGCTTCATAGAGACTCCAGCGCTGCAGATTATCTTGCGGATTGTCAAACGAAGGATCTCACGAATGTGTCGTTTTTGCAGCGAAACGACTTGATCCAGTGGCTCTCTGGAACAACACAAGTGTCACAGTATGTCGGCCCCGAGGAGGGCGAGGTAGTGGAGGAGGGAGCAGTAGCCGGAGATGTTGGCTATCAGGAAGACGAGATATTGAAAGAGATCTTGACACGCGAGAGATATCTGGCTGACCACAACTCCTCTCTACGCGGCTCCAAGCCGCGTAATTTCGGATATCTGATCAAAGACGTGGAACTGAAGGTGGTCAACCAGTTGAAATCCACCAGGCGGTCCAAGCCTGCTGCCGGTGTGTCAAAGAGTTCGATTTCGCGCACTCCAATAAACGATCCGATTATCCTAATTCCGTCGGCTGCTTCTTCTATCTTCACCATTGCAAACATCAAACAATTCCTCGAGGATTCGCAATATATAAATCCGCGGGAGCTACCGACTGTGACTAACGACCTGACAACTGTGGTCAAGAAACTGGATAGGATCTCCAGACCGGTGAAGTTTGTGATTGTGAACAACACACGGCTATTCACGAAACCAGAGTACTGGAACAGAGTGGTGGCTATCTTTACGACGGGGCATGAATGGCAGTTCAAGAATTATCAGTGGTCCAATCCCACTGATCTTTTTCAGCGCTGTAAGGGTTACTACTTCCACTTTGCAGGCGATGTGATCCCCAAGACGGTCAACCAATGGAATGTGCAAAAGTTAGAACTGGAGAAGAACAAGCGGATCAAGGATCTAGAAGTTTTGCGTATATTCTGGACGATGATGGAGAAAGAGCTATTGGCAAGGGGATTTCATTAG
- the CNB1 gene encoding calcineurin regulatory subunit B (Syntenic homolog of Saccharomyces cerevisiae YKL190W (CNB1); 1-intron): MGSAPSKILEDLLDDTNFDREEIERLRKRFMKLDRDSSGSIDKNEFMSIPGVSSNPLAGRIMEVFDADNSGDVDFQEFISGLSVFSGRSDKEEKLRFAFKIYDIDKDGYISNGELFIVLKIMVGNNLEDEQLQQVVDRTIMENDVDGDGKLSFEEFKSAVETTEVANSLTLQCDI; this comes from the exons ATGGGTTCTGCTCCCTCTAAGATCTTGGAGGACTTGCTTGATGATACGAACT TTGACCGGGAAGAGATCGAACGGCTTCGCAAGAGGTTTATGAAGCTTGACCGAGATAGTTCGGGGTCGATAGACAAAAATGAGTTTATGTCGATCCCCGGAGTGTCGTCCAACCCGCTAGCGGGACGTATAATGGAGGTGTTTGATGCGGACAATAGCGGGGACGTGGACTTCCAGGAGTTTATTAGCGGGCTATCGGTGTTCAGTGGGCGCAGCGACAAGGAGGAGAAGCTGCGTTTTGCGTTCAAGATCTATGACATTGACAAGGACGGATATATCTCGAACGGAGAGTTGTTCATTGTGCTAAAGATTATGGTGGGGAACAACCTCGAGGACGAGCAGTTGCAGCAAGTTGTTGACCGCACGATCATGGAGAATGATGTGGATGGTGACGGAAAGTTAAGCTTCGAGGAGTTCAAGAGTGCGGTGGAGACCACTGAGGTCGCAAACTCTTTGACCTTGCAGTGTGACATATAG
- the RPN13 gene encoding proteasome regulatory particle lid subunit RPN13 (Syntenic homolog of Saccharomyces cerevisiae YLR421C (RPN13)): MDTVRSISARDPVRFRAGVCQYDEESKQCTPKAAGGTVTIQPSEEAEGFYDFVWRPEEEARGADAIELILIPGETRWVHIQSCKTGRVFCLVFSSGEKYFFWMQERSAEDAGALSEQDRQALARIENALRVAEEGGEEEDVEMADAEPSAPEHM; the protein is encoded by the coding sequence ATGGACACGGTCAGGAGCATCAGCGCCAGAGATCCGGTCCGGTTTCGGGCTGGGGTTTGCCAGTACGACGAGGAGAGCAAGCAGTGCACGCCCAAGGCCGCTGGCGGGACGGTGACGATCCAGCCTTCGGAGGAGGCAGAAGGCTTCTACGACTTTGTGTGGCGGCCCGAAGAGGAAGCGCGTGGGGCAGATGCGATCGAGCTGATCTTGATCCCCGGGGAGACGCGGTGGGTTCACATCCAGTCGTGCAAGACGGGGCGTGTGTTCTGCCTAGTTTTCTCGTCGGGCGAGAAGTACTTCTTCTGGATGCAGGAGCGGAGCGCGGAGGACGCCGGGGCGCTGAGCGAGCAGGACCGgcaggcgctggcgcgGATCGAGAACGCGCTGCGGGTGGCGGAGGAGGGCGGCGAGGAGGAAGACGTCGAGATGGCAGACGCCGAGCCGTCTGCACCGGAGCATATGTAA